One Vibrio sp. 16 genomic window carries:
- a CDS encoding 2-hydroxyacid dehydrogenase — translation MLNIAFFSTKNYDEKSFNQAKRHSDVEFHFHDFRLNEKTAQMAAGCDVVCAFVNDNLSRPVLEKLATISVKMIAMRCAGFDKVDLEAAQELGLQVVRVPAYSPEAVAEHTVGMMMCLNRRLHKAYQRTRDANFSLDGLVGFNFHGKTIGVIGSGKIGVAAMRIFKGLGMNILCYDPFENPNALELGAQYCSLDELYSQSDIISLHCPLTEENKHLLNEQAFNKMKDGVMIINTSRGKLLDSVAAIEALKKGKIGSLGLDVYDNEKDLFFQDKSNDIIVDDVFRRLSACHNVLFTGHQAFLTNEALHNIATTTLDSIDKFFAGEKSGNELI, via the coding sequence ATGCTTAATATTGCGTTCTTCAGCACCAAAAACTACGACGAAAAATCATTCAATCAAGCCAAAAGACACTCCGACGTTGAGTTCCACTTTCATGACTTCCGTCTCAATGAGAAAACAGCCCAGATGGCCGCCGGTTGTGACGTAGTGTGTGCCTTTGTTAACGATAACTTATCTCGTCCGGTTCTCGAAAAGCTCGCGACAATCAGTGTAAAAATGATTGCGATGCGTTGCGCTGGATTTGACAAAGTCGACCTTGAAGCAGCGCAAGAGCTTGGCTTGCAAGTCGTTCGCGTCCCTGCTTACTCTCCTGAAGCGGTCGCAGAACATACAGTCGGTATGATGATGTGTCTTAACCGCCGTTTACATAAAGCGTACCAGCGTACCCGAGATGCAAACTTCTCCTTAGATGGCTTAGTGGGGTTTAATTTCCATGGTAAAACCATTGGTGTGATTGGCTCAGGAAAAATTGGTGTGGCAGCGATGCGCATTTTCAAAGGTTTAGGCATGAATATCCTGTGCTATGACCCTTTCGAAAACCCGAATGCTCTTGAGCTTGGGGCGCAGTACTGCTCACTCGATGAGTTATACTCTCAGTCTGACATCATCTCCTTACACTGCCCTCTTACCGAAGAAAACAAACATCTTCTCAACGAGCAAGCGTTCAACAAAATGAAAGATGGCGTAATGATCATCAATACCAGTCGCGGCAAGCTGTTAGACTCAGTTGCTGCCATCGAGGCGCTAAAGAAAGGGAAAATTGGCTCACTGGGATTGGACGTGTATGACAATGAAAAAGATCTGTTCTTCCAAGACAAATCTAACGACATCATTGTCGACGATGTATTTCGTCGCTTGTCCGCCTGTCACAACGTCTTGTTCACAGGTCATCAAGCCTTTTTGACCAACGAAGCGCTACACAACATTGCCACCACAACGCTCGATAGCATCGACAAGTTTTTCGCCGGTGAAAAATCAGGCAATGAGCTGATCTGA
- a CDS encoding amino acid permease translates to MNTKLLGSSLIISGTALGAGMLAIPMVLAQFGLWWGTLLMIFICFGTTYAALLLLEATIKSGGGLGLNSIARKTLGKGGQLLTNGLLYALLICLLMAYILGAADLVGQLSRSIGLELTTAQSQIAFTLISGLVIAGGTGVIDKLNRGLFFVMIACLALTLVFLLPDFSLDNFARVTNDDHIELIKTSAVLFTSFGFMVVIPSLVSYNHEASDRELRNMVVIGSLIPLICYLCWLFAVVGNLNPAQLGELKGVGDLIAAFEHQSSWIGTLLSLFTGLALLTSFFGVAMSLFNQNRDMFNQNRVVTYVLTFVLPLMGSLFAADKFLAVLGYAGIILVFLAVFVPLAMVYKLRLANVESERYSAEGGLGMLIFSLAFGGFLLISQVI, encoded by the coding sequence ATGAATACTAAACTTTTAGGCAGTTCCCTAATTATCTCTGGCACCGCGTTGGGCGCCGGTATGCTTGCTATCCCTATGGTTCTCGCTCAATTCGGGCTTTGGTGGGGAACCTTACTGATGATTTTTATATGCTTTGGGACGACGTACGCTGCGTTGTTGCTCTTGGAAGCGACAATTAAGTCAGGCGGCGGCTTGGGGCTAAACTCGATTGCGAGAAAAACGCTAGGTAAGGGCGGTCAACTGCTTACCAACGGTTTACTTTACGCATTGCTGATCTGTCTCCTGATGGCCTACATTCTGGGTGCCGCCGACCTTGTTGGACAATTGAGTCGCTCGATTGGGCTTGAACTCACTACGGCACAAAGTCAGATTGCCTTCACCTTGATCTCAGGGCTTGTGATCGCTGGCGGAACGGGCGTAATTGATAAACTCAATCGCGGATTGTTCTTTGTAATGATCGCTTGTTTAGCGCTCACATTGGTTTTCCTCTTGCCTGACTTTAGCCTTGATAACTTCGCTCGCGTGACGAACGACGATCATATCGAACTGATCAAAACGAGTGCGGTACTTTTCACCAGTTTTGGTTTTATGGTGGTGATTCCATCCTTGGTCTCATACAACCATGAAGCGTCCGATCGCGAACTGCGAAACATGGTGGTGATAGGTTCCTTGATTCCATTGATTTGCTACCTTTGTTGGCTTTTTGCGGTGGTCGGAAACTTGAATCCAGCTCAACTGGGCGAACTGAAAGGTGTGGGGGATTTGATTGCGGCATTCGAGCATCAATCAAGCTGGATTGGAACGCTACTCTCTTTGTTCACTGGTTTAGCACTGCTTACGTCATTCTTTGGCGTTGCGATGTCTTTGTTCAACCAAAATAGAGATATGTTCAACCAAAACCGCGTTGTGACCTACGTGCTGACTTTTGTGTTGCCATTAATGGGATCGCTATTTGCGGCGGATAAGTTCTTGGCCGTGTTGGGTTATGCTGGCATTATTTTGGTCTTCTTGGCGGTCTTTGTCCCATTAGCTATGGTATACAAACTGCGTTTGGCGAATGTGGAGTCTGAGCGATACAGCGCGGAAGGCGGGCTGGGGATGTTGATTTTCTCGCTTGCGTTCGGTGGGTTCTTGCTGATTTCACAAGTTATCTAA
- a CDS encoding methyl-accepting chemotaxis protein — protein MRLSITTKLLITLVSVFGLVLAASTTYQYLQQRELLNSVLSEQLHDKASNYFDSLNMMMLTGTMSQKETLRQKALAQDGIEQVRVLRADTVSKFYGPGQPNQSPQDDIDRRALAGELVIEPYSADWGQGIVVALPMKSSEDYRGTNCVSCHITPEGEVLGAIRLEYNLSHVNSMISQRTLIALAIMSAFGLVGFLITLTLIRKIIVRPIQQTSGFMQSVSETKDLSLRLTSEQKDEIGQLSGAINSFMDTVNRSLTKVQTTSHKVASSAAELTQVAQVTDSAASNQQQETADVQANIEQMQSQQLQVDQATNDASKLIKHTTSIAEQSASQAHTASAEIKNLVSDIEQVKTNIVELNDQTAEVSTILEVIKGIAEQTNLLALNAAIEAARAGEQGRGFAVVADEVRQLASRTAEATGSIENIIAQFQKDSKTSLTSVDAVCETAHTRSNQVESLSLAMNEVVSEMQQALAHARSIQDQTSSTTEINTQIQGKVEVITQHADETSHSAAKTRDISMNLEQLSEHLESLINQFALSQRK, from the coding sequence ATGCGCCTATCTATAACAACAAAATTATTAATTACATTAGTCAGTGTGTTTGGGTTAGTTCTTGCCGCCTCAACAACTTACCAATACTTGCAGCAACGTGAGCTGTTGAACTCTGTTCTTAGTGAGCAACTTCATGATAAAGCAAGCAATTACTTCGACAGCTTAAATATGATGATGCTGACGGGGACCATGTCTCAGAAAGAGACACTGCGCCAGAAAGCCCTCGCTCAAGATGGGATTGAACAAGTGCGGGTGTTGCGTGCCGACACGGTGAGTAAATTTTACGGCCCCGGGCAACCCAATCAATCACCACAAGATGACATTGACCGCCGCGCATTGGCGGGTGAACTCGTTATCGAGCCCTACAGCGCCGATTGGGGTCAAGGTATCGTCGTCGCCCTACCAATGAAATCCAGCGAAGACTATCGTGGAACCAATTGTGTTAGCTGCCATATCACGCCCGAAGGTGAGGTGCTAGGTGCAATCCGATTGGAATACAACCTATCCCATGTCAATTCGATGATAAGCCAGCGTACCTTGATTGCACTTGCAATAATGTCCGCTTTTGGCTTGGTGGGCTTTTTGATTACGCTAACGTTAATTCGCAAAATCATCGTTCGACCGATTCAACAAACCTCTGGGTTTATGCAAAGCGTCAGTGAAACGAAAGATCTCTCTTTGCGCCTAACCAGTGAGCAAAAAGACGAAATTGGTCAGCTCTCTGGCGCGATAAACTCTTTCATGGACACGGTAAATCGCAGCTTAACCAAGGTACAAACTACCTCGCACAAAGTCGCGAGCAGCGCAGCGGAGTTAACTCAAGTTGCTCAAGTCACTGACTCGGCGGCTAGCAATCAGCAGCAAGAGACTGCAGACGTCCAAGCCAATATTGAGCAAATGCAGTCGCAACAACTTCAAGTAGACCAAGCCACGAACGACGCTTCAAAACTGATCAAACACACCACGTCAATCGCAGAACAAAGTGCGAGCCAAGCGCACACGGCCAGTGCAGAAATCAAAAATCTTGTCAGCGATATTGAACAAGTCAAAACCAACATCGTGGAACTGAACGACCAAACCGCCGAAGTTTCCACCATTCTTGAGGTCATTAAAGGCATTGCGGAACAAACTAATTTGCTGGCATTAAATGCAGCGATAGAAGCGGCACGAGCAGGAGAGCAAGGACGAGGTTTTGCTGTGGTTGCAGACGAAGTTCGCCAGTTAGCCAGCCGAACTGCAGAGGCAACAGGCAGTATCGAAAACATCATTGCTCAGTTCCAAAAAGACAGCAAAACATCATTAACGTCAGTTGATGCAGTCTGTGAAACGGCTCATACGCGTTCAAATCAAGTGGAGTCGCTCTCTCTTGCGATGAACGAAGTGGTCTCTGAGATGCAACAAGCCTTAGCCCATGCGCGTAGCATCCAAGATCAAACCAGCAGCACCACTGAGATCAACACACAAATTCAAGGCAAGGTAGAAGTGATCACCCAACATGCGGATGAAACGTCTCACTCAGCGGCTAAGACTCGTGATATTAGTATGAATCTTGAGCAACTTTCGGAGCATTTGGAATCACTTATCAATCAGTTCGCCCTTTCGCAGAGAAAATAG